Proteins found in one Roseovarius pelagicus genomic segment:
- a CDS encoding Hint domain-containing protein: MPDIDIVRLETNPHETVNGIRADTTTRGVDLEGSQITATYADGTTETLIWQAFDPYTNGGVIGTDINMSYGNSSHVLKTTKLLTSLRFDIQPADSVFDTTVTEDDDPSGGSTPTSKIGFPFEVTPAYADLPGDISVTYSGIVNLAGSPPAGDLFTTMTIDFSDLDAGGLLGDLEWKTDIDTVKDAGDLKPSGVTCFTRGTMITTDQGALPIETLKSGAYVLTQDNGFQELKMVISRTVGKKELEKNPKLYPVRITAKALGSGVPARDLVVSRQHRMVAQSTIVKRMFGSSSVLIASIRLTRLPGIYVDTSFDSVEYFHLIFENHEVIFAEATPTESFLICPEARNTLHPAAWAEFATLFPDALAASHTATPVRAIPNNILQKRMVNRHIKNAKELFCAKL, translated from the coding sequence TTGCCCGATATTGATATTGTCAGGCTTGAGACCAACCCACATGAAACCGTCAACGGTATTCGTGCCGACACGACCACACGCGGGGTCGATCTGGAGGGGTCTCAGATCACCGCCACATATGCCGACGGAACCACCGAAACGCTAATCTGGCAAGCCTTTGACCCCTACACGAATGGCGGTGTGATCGGCACGGACATCAACATGTCCTATGGTAACAGTTCGCACGTGCTAAAAACGACCAAGCTGTTGACCTCGCTACGCTTTGACATTCAGCCTGCCGATTCCGTTTTCGACACCACAGTCACCGAGGACGATGACCCGAGCGGCGGCTCCACTCCGACCTCTAAGATTGGCTTTCCGTTCGAAGTAACCCCGGCATACGCCGACCTTCCCGGCGACATTTCGGTAACGTATTCCGGAATCGTCAATCTGGCCGGAAGCCCGCCGGCTGGTGACCTCTTTACAACGATGACGATTGATTTCTCTGATCTCGACGCCGGTGGACTGCTCGGTGATCTGGAATGGAAAACTGACATCGACACGGTAAAGGATGCGGGCGATCTAAAACCATCGGGCGTTACCTGTTTCACCCGTGGAACAATGATCACAACAGATCAGGGCGCCTTGCCCATTGAGACGCTCAAATCCGGCGCGTATGTGCTGACGCAAGACAACGGCTTTCAGGAACTGAAAATGGTGATAAGCCGCACCGTTGGGAAAAAAGAGCTAGAGAAAAATCCAAAGCTATACCCGGTAAGGATCACGGCAAAAGCACTGGGATCAGGAGTACCGGCAAGAGATCTGGTTGTGTCGCGCCAGCATCGCATGGTCGCACAATCCACCATTGTTAAGCGCATGTTCGGCTCGTCGTCAGTGCTGATCGCGTCGATCCGGCTCACCAGACTGCCGGGGATTTACGTCGATACCTCGTTTGACAGTGTCGAGTATTTCCACCTTATTTTTGAAAATCACGAGGTCATTTTCGCAGAAGCCACGCCGACCGAGAGCTTTTTGATATGCCCCGAGGCGCGCAACACCCTTCATCCCGCTGCATGGGCCGAATTCGCGACCCTCTTTCCTGACGCCCTCGCCGCCAGTCATACGGCAACGCCGGTGCGCGCTATTCCAAACAACATCCTGCAAAAACGCATGGTGAACCGGCACATCAAGAACGCAAAAGAGTTGTTTTGCGCAAAGCTGTAG
- a CDS encoding ectoine synthase, translating into MLVKTLDDVLNTPDHVTGDAFESRRILLARDRLGYSFHDTRVLAGSTQRLEYKNHIEANYCIEGQGEVEEVATGRTWPLRPGTMYVLDRHDAHIIRAETDLRLLCVFTPALTGEETHDADGSYSAST; encoded by the coding sequence ATGCTGGTGAAAACCTTGGATGATGTCCTGAATACCCCCGATCATGTCACTGGCGATGCGTTCGAAAGCCGTCGCATTCTGCTGGCGCGCGATCGCTTGGGCTATTCATTTCACGATACGCGGGTGTTGGCAGGCAGCACACAGCGACTGGAATACAAGAACCACATTGAGGCGAATTACTGTATCGAGGGGCAGGGCGAAGTCGAAGAGGTGGCCACCGGGCGCACATGGCCGCTGCGCCCCGGTACGATGTACGTGCTGGACCGCCATGATGCACATATCATCCGCGCCGAGACGGATCTGCGCCTGTTATGTGTGTTCACTCCTGCGCTGACGGGCGAGGAGACACATGATGCGGATGGTAGCTATTCGGCGTCCACGTGA
- a CDS encoding vWA domain-containing protein: MLVFDGSASMAELDFDLTVPTRIDDARRAVRRAMPQIAPFRRVGLLIYGPGPGPACDRINLHFEPVADAATPIVDALDQLEPLGLTPLTNAVRAAAKVLHYRTRPGIVVLVTDGNETCGGRPCALSRALAAEARDLTVHVIGFRVVVDFFSWDSPEAKSYTEGKTVAKCLADQTGGMFVSTETVDELAEALRETLGCALIGQTIGPIPSKQST; this comes from the coding sequence ATGTTGGTTTTTGACGGGTCCGCGTCGATGGCCGAATTGGATTTCGACCTGACAGTGCCCACCCGTATTGATGACGCTCGCCGCGCTGTGCGTCGCGCCATGCCGCAAATTGCCCCTTTTCGACGCGTGGGTCTGCTTATCTATGGGCCGGGTCCGGGTCCGGCCTGCGACCGGATCAATTTGCATTTTGAACCTGTGGCAGATGCCGCAACCCCGATTGTTGATGCGCTCGATCAACTGGAACCACTCGGCCTGACCCCGTTAACCAACGCGGTCCGCGCCGCCGCCAAGGTGCTGCACTATCGCACCCGCCCCGGCATCGTGGTGCTGGTGACAGACGGAAACGAGACCTGCGGCGGGCGGCCCTGCGCGCTCAGCCGCGCGCTTGCAGCCGAAGCACGCGATCTGACCGTGCATGTGATCGGCTTCCGGGTGGTGGTGGATTTCTTCAGCTGGGACAGCCCCGAGGCAAAGAGTTATACCGAAGGCAAGACCGTCGCGAAATGTCTGGCCGACCAGACGGGTGGGATGTTTGTTTCGACCGAAACGGTGGATGAACTGGCGGAAGCGTTGCGAGAAACGCTGGGGTGTGCGTTGATTGGCCAGACGATTGGGCCCATTCCCTCTAAACAAAGCACATGA
- the rpmD gene encoding 50S ribosomal protein L30 yields the protein MAKTIVVKQVGSPIRRPASQRATLIGLGLNKMHRTRELEDTPSIRGMVNKVSHMVEIIEEKG from the coding sequence ATGGCCAAGACAATCGTTGTCAAACAGGTGGGTTCGCCCATCCGTCGCCCCGCCAGCCAGCGTGCCACGCTGATCGGTCTGGGCCTCAACAAAATGCACCGCACGCGCGAACTGGAGGACACTCCTTCGATCCGCGGCATGGTGAACAAGGTCTCGCACATGGTCGAGATCATCGAAGAAAAAGGCTGA
- the rpsE gene encoding 30S ribosomal protein S5: MARDDNRGGGRRNQRDETPEFADRLVAINRVSKTVKGGKRFGFAALVVVGDQKGRVGFGKGKAKEVPEAIRKATEQAKRQMIRVPLREGRTLHHDMEGRHGAGKVIMRTAPQGTGIIAGGPMRAVFEMLGIQDVVAKSNGSQNPYNMIRATIDGLRKESSPRMVAQRRGKKVADILAKEDAPKVSGEQAPAVQEG, translated from the coding sequence ATGGCAAGAGATGACAACCGTGGGGGCGGCCGCCGCAATCAACGCGACGAGACCCCTGAATTCGCCGATCGCCTGGTCGCGATCAACCGCGTCAGCAAAACTGTCAAGGGTGGTAAGCGTTTCGGCTTTGCAGCACTTGTCGTTGTCGGCGACCAGAAAGGCCGCGTCGGCTTTGGCAAAGGTAAGGCCAAGGAGGTCCCCGAGGCCATCCGTAAAGCCACCGAGCAAGCCAAGCGCCAGATGATCCGTGTGCCGCTGCGCGAAGGCCGCACGCTGCACCATGACATGGAAGGTCGCCACGGCGCCGGCAAGGTCATCATGCGGACAGCCCCACAAGGTACCGGGATCATCGCCGGTGGTCCAATGCGTGCCGTGTTTGAAATGCTGGGTATTCAGGACGTTGTTGCCAAATCGAACGGCAGCCAAAACCCCTACAACATGATCCGTGCGACCATTGATGGTCTGCGCAAGGAATCGAGCCCCCGTATGGTCGCGCAACGTCGCGGCAAGAAAGTGGCCGACATCCTGGCTAAAGAAGACGCACCCAAAGTCAGCGGCGAGCAAGCCCCTGCGGTTCAGGAGGGTTAA
- the rplR gene encoding 50S ribosomal protein L18, producing MANSKRKLFQKRRLRVRNKLRKVNAGRVRLSVHRSNKNISVQLIDDVQGVTLASASTLEKDFGVVGKNNIEAATKIGTAIAERAKKAGISEAYFDRGGFLFHGRVKAVAEAAREGGLKI from the coding sequence ATGGCAAACAGCAAAAGAAAACTGTTCCAAAAACGCCGCCTGCGCGTTCGGAACAAACTTCGCAAGGTCAATGCAGGGCGCGTGCGCCTCAGCGTTCACCGCAGCAACAAGAATATCAGCGTTCAGCTGATCGACGATGTACAGGGCGTAACTCTGGCATCGGCCTCCACGCTCGAGAAAGATTTCGGCGTGGTCGGCAAGAACAACATCGAAGCGGCCACCAAAATCGGGACCGCCATCGCAGAGCGCGCCAAGAAAGCGGGCATCAGCGAGGCGTATTTCGACCGCGGCGGTTTCCTCTTTCACGGGCGGGTCAAGGCTGTGGCCGAAGCTGCGCGTGAAGGTGGTCTGAAGATCTAA
- the rplF gene encoding 50S ribosomal protein L6, with the protein MSRIGKQPVALPDGVTATLSGQTLEVKGPKATKSFTATDDVTLTIEDGQITVTPRGKSKRARQQWGMTRTVVANLVHGSKDTFKKELEIRGVGYRAQMQGNVLKLNLGLSHDVDFVVPEGVTVTAPKQTELVVEGTDKQLVGQVAANIRDWRPPEPYKGKGIRYKDEYIFQKEGKKK; encoded by the coding sequence ATGTCTCGAATTGGTAAACAGCCCGTAGCCCTGCCTGATGGTGTCACCGCGACGCTCAGCGGTCAGACGCTTGAGGTCAAGGGCCCCAAGGCCACCAAATCCTTTACCGCCACGGATGACGTGACGCTGACCATCGAAGATGGCCAGATCACCGTGACCCCACGCGGCAAGTCCAAGCGTGCCCGCCAGCAATGGGGGATGACCCGTACGGTCGTCGCCAATCTGGTGCACGGCAGCAAGGACACGTTCAAGAAAGAGCTGGAAATCCGTGGCGTTGGTTACCGGGCACAGATGCAGGGCAATGTCCTGAAGCTGAACCTCGGCCTGTCGCATGACGTGGATTTCGTGGTTCCGGAAGGTGTGACTGTCACCGCGCCCAAACAGACCGAACTGGTCGTTGAAGGCACGGACAAGCAGCTCGTCGGTCAGGTCGCGGCCAATATCCGCGACTGGCGTCCGCCAGAGCCCTACAAGGGCAAAGGCATTCGCTACAAAGACGAGTATATCTTCCAGAAGGAAGGCAAGAAGAAGTAA
- the rpsH gene encoding 30S ribosomal protein S8, which translates to MNDPIGDMLTRIRNSQMRGKSTVMTPASKMRTRVLDVLADEGYIRGYEAMTGDDGHPAIEISLKYFDGAPVIREMKRVSKPGRRVYLGVHDIPSVRQGLGVSIVSTSKGVMSDASARSHNVGGEVLCTVF; encoded by the coding sequence ATGAATGATCCTATCGGCGATATGCTGACCCGCATCCGCAACAGCCAGATGCGCGGTAAGTCCACGGTAATGACCCCGGCCTCGAAGATGCGTACGCGCGTTCTCGATGTTCTGGCCGACGAAGGGTATATCCGCGGCTATGAGGCCATGACTGGTGACGACGGCCATCCGGCAATCGAAATCAGCCTGAAATACTTTGACGGCGCCCCCGTCATTCGCGAAATGAAGCGGGTGTCAAAGCCCGGTCGTCGCGTCTATCTGGGCGTCCATGACATTCCTTCGGTCCGTCAGGGCCTGGGCGTGTCGATTGTCTCCACCTCCAAGGGTGTGATGTCGGACGCAAGCGCGCGTAGCCACAATGTCGGTGGCGAAGTGCTCTGCACCGTATTCTAA
- the rpsN gene encoding 30S ribosomal protein S14 has protein sequence MAKKAMIEREKKRQKLVDKFAAKRAALKAIISDESKPMEERFRATLKLAELPRNSSATRLHNRCQLTGRPHAYYRKLKVSRIALRELGQNGQAPGLVKSSW, from the coding sequence ATGGCTAAAAAAGCAATGATCGAGCGTGAGAAGAAGCGCCAGAAGCTGGTCGATAAATTCGCCGCGAAGCGCGCCGCGCTCAAGGCAATCATCAGCGACGAAAGCAAGCCGATGGAAGAGCGTTTCCGCGCAACCCTGAAGCTGGCTGAACTGCCGCGCAACAGCTCTGCCACACGGCTGCATAACCGCTGCCAGCTGACAGGTCGTCCGCACGCATACTATCGCAAACTCAAAGTATCGCGGATCGCGCTGCGGGAACTGGGCCAGAACGGCCAGGCCCCAGGCCTCGTGAAATCCAGCTGGTAA
- the rplE gene encoding 50S ribosomal protein L5 has product MLDTATYTPRLRTMFRETIKPALKEEFGYKNDMQIPRLDKIVLNIGCGAEAVRDSKKAKSAQEDLSTIAGQHAVVTKAKNSIAGFRVREDMPMGAKVTLRGDRMYDFLDRLITVAMPRIRDFRGVSGKSFDGRGNYAFGIKEHIIFPEINFDKVDEMWGMDIIIATTAQTDAEAKALLKHFNMPFNS; this is encoded by the coding sequence ATGCTTGATACTGCTACTTATACCCCGCGTCTCCGGACGATGTTCCGCGAGACAATCAAACCGGCGCTGAAAGAAGAGTTCGGCTACAAAAACGACATGCAGATCCCGCGTCTGGACAAGATTGTCCTGAACATTGGCTGCGGTGCCGAGGCCGTTCGTGACAGCAAGAAAGCCAAGTCGGCGCAGGAAGACCTGAGTACGATCGCTGGCCAGCACGCTGTTGTCACCAAGGCCAAGAACTCGATCGCCGGGTTCCGTGTCCGTGAGGATATGCCGATGGGTGCCAAAGTGACCCTGCGCGGCGACCGCATGTACGATTTCCTTGACCGCCTGATCACCGTGGCAATGCCGCGGATCCGCGACTTCCGTGGTGTTTCTGGCAAATCCTTTGATGGCCGCGGCAACTATGCCTTTGGCATCAAGGAACACATCATCTTCCCCGAGATCAATTTTGACAAGGTGGATGAGATGTGGGGCATGGACATCATCATCGCCACCACGGCGCAAACCGACGCTGAAGCAAAGGCGCTGTTGAAGCATTTCAACATGCCTTTCAACAGCTGA
- the rplX gene encoding 50S ribosomal protein L24: MAAKLKKGDKVVVLAGKDKGKEGTIASVDPKAGKAIVDGVNMAIRHTRQSQTAQGGRLPKALPIELSNLAYLDKNGKPTRVGFKVEDGKKVRVAKTTGDVIDA, from the coding sequence ATGGCTGCCAAACTGAAAAAAGGCGACAAGGTCGTCGTGCTGGCGGGCAAGGACAAGGGCAAAGAAGGCACGATTGCCTCCGTTGACCCCAAAGCCGGCAAAGCCATCGTTGACGGTGTGAACATGGCCATCCGCCACACCCGTCAAAGCCAGACGGCCCAAGGTGGTCGCCTGCCCAAGGCGTTGCCCATCGAGCTGAGCAACTTGGCCTATCTCGACAAGAACGGCAAACCCACCCGCGTCGGCTTCAAGGTCGAAGACGGCAAGAAGGTGCGCGTCGCCAAGACCACGGGGGACGTGATTGATGCTTGA
- the rplN gene encoding 50S ribosomal protein L14: MIQMQTNLDVADNSGARRVQCIKVLGGSKRRYASVGDIIVVSVKEAIPRGRVKKGDVRKAVVVRTAKEIRREDGTAIRFDRNAAVILNNAGEPVGTRIFGPVVRELRAKNFMKIISLAPEVL; this comes from the coding sequence ATGATCCAGATGCAGACCAATCTGGATGTTGCTGACAACAGCGGCGCTCGCCGTGTTCAGTGCATCAAGGTCCTGGGTGGTTCCAAGCGCAGATATGCGTCCGTCGGCGACATCATTGTCGTGTCGGTCAAGGAAGCCATCCCGCGTGGTCGCGTAAAGAAAGGTGACGTCCGCAAGGCCGTCGTCGTGCGCACCGCCAAAGAAATCCGTCGTGAAGACGGCACCGCGATCCGTTTTGACCGCAACGCCGCCGTGATCCTGAACAACGCAGGTGAGCCGGTCGGTACGCGTATCTTCGGCCCGGTTGTGCGCGAACTGCGCGCCAAGAACTTCATGAAAATCATTTCGCTCGCCCCGGAGGTGCTGTGA
- the rpsQ gene encoding 30S ribosomal protein S17, translating to MPKRILTGTVTSDANAQTVTVSVERRFKHPVLQKTIRKSKKYRAHDEKDACKVGDQVRIIECAPKSKTKRWEVLEA from the coding sequence ATGCCCAAACGTATTCTGACCGGCACCGTGACCAGCGACGCCAACGCCCAGACAGTAACCGTCTCGGTCGAGCGCCGCTTCAAGCACCCCGTTCTGCAAAAAACCATTCGTAAGTCCAAGAAATACCGGGCGCACGATGAGAAAGACGCCTGCAAAGTAGGTGATCAGGTCCGCATTATCGAATGCGCGCCTAAATCCAAGACGAAACGCTGGGAGGTGCTGGAGGCGTAA
- the rpmC gene encoding 50S ribosomal protein L29 encodes MDANELRDKTPDQLREELANLKKEQFNLRFQAATGQLENSAQMRVARRNAARVLTILNEKAAAAASAE; translated from the coding sequence ATGGACGCCAACGAACTACGTGACAAGACTCCTGACCAGCTGCGTGAAGAGCTGGCCAATCTGAAAAAAGAGCAATTCAACCTGCGCTTTCAGGCGGCTACCGGCCAACTGGAAAATTCAGCGCAGATGCGCGTGGCGCGCCGCAATGCGGCCCGCGTGCTGACCATCCTCAATGAAAAAGCTGCTGCCGCAGCTTCCGCGGAATAA
- a CDS encoding TIGR02466 family protein produces the protein MAQIKPLFVTPLYRAPLSEFGDGVEISELATSCWSIAEDDEAGQGWCEKNGYSGYTSYASLTDLPWRFPIFADVVASLDAHVAAFAAHLAFDLEDKPLTLQDIWINILPEGGTHASHIHPHSVISGTTYVAMPEGTSALKLEDPRSSRMMAAPTRVKGAPEELRQFVYVKPDVGDVLLWESWLRHEVPMNMSEDDRISVSFNYGWG, from the coding sequence ATGGCACAGATCAAACCCCTCTTCGTCACCCCGTTATACCGCGCCCCGCTGTCTGAATTTGGCGATGGTGTGGAGATATCCGAACTGGCCACCTCCTGCTGGTCCATCGCCGAGGACGACGAGGCAGGCCAAGGCTGGTGCGAGAAGAACGGCTATTCCGGCTACACGTCCTACGCGTCGCTGACCGATCTGCCGTGGCGGTTTCCAATCTTTGCCGACGTTGTGGCCTCACTTGATGCCCATGTCGCTGCCTTCGCGGCGCATCTAGCCTTTGATCTGGAGGATAAGCCGCTCACGCTTCAGGATATCTGGATCAACATCCTGCCCGAGGGTGGCACGCATGCGTCCCATATCCACCCCCATTCGGTAATTTCCGGCACCACCTATGTCGCGATGCCCGAAGGCACCTCGGCGCTGAAGCTGGAAGACCCCCGCTCATCCCGGATGATGGCCGCCCCCACACGGGTAAAGGGTGCCCCGGAAGAGTTGCGCCAGTTTGTCTATGTGAAGCCTGATGTCGGCGACGTGCTGCTATGGGAGTCGTGGCTGCGGCATGAAGTGCCGATGAATATGTCCGAGGATGATCGGATTTCGGTGAGCTTTAACTACGGCTGGGGATGA
- the rplP gene encoding 50S ribosomal protein L16, translated as MLQPKRTKFRKQFKGRIKGLAKGGSDLNFGSFGLKAVEPERVTARQIEAARRAMTRHMKRQGRVWIRIFPDVPVTSKPTEVRMGKGKGSVDFWACKVKPGRVMFELDGVSEAVAVEALRLAAMKLPIKTRVVQREDW; from the coding sequence ATGCTACAACCAAAGCGCACCAAATTCCGCAAGCAGTTCAAGGGTCGGATCAAGGGGCTTGCCAAAGGCGGCTCTGACCTGAACTTTGGCTCTTTCGGGCTGAAGGCTGTTGAGCCGGAGCGTGTGACAGCGCGTCAGATCGAGGCAGCCCGCCGCGCGATGACCCGCCACATGAAACGTCAGGGCCGTGTCTGGATCCGGATTTTCCCGGACGTACCGGTTACCTCTAAACCTACCGAAGTTCGGATGGGTAAAGGTAAAGGTTCCGTCGATTTCTGGGCCTGCAAGGTCAAGCCCGGTCGGGTGATGTTCGAACTGGACGGCGTGTCCGAGGCAGTGGCTGTCGAGGCTCTGCGCCTTGCGGCGATGAAACTGCCGATCAAGACACGCGTCGTTCAGCGCGAGGATTGGTAA
- the rpsC gene encoding 30S ribosomal protein S3 → MGNKVNPIGMRLQVNRTWDSRWYADTKDYGNLLLEDIAMREFIKTECKQAGISRVIIERPHKKCRVTIHTARPGVIIGKKGADIETLRRKLASMTASELHLNVVEVRKPELDAALVGESIAQQLERRVSFRRAMKRAVQNAMRMGALGIRVNVAGRLGGAEIARTEWYREGRVPLHTLRADIDYAHVEATTAYGIIGIKVWIFKGEIMEHDPAARDRKAQELQDGPAPRGAGGRR, encoded by the coding sequence ATGGGAAATAAAGTCAATCCAATTGGCATGCGCCTTCAGGTCAACCGCACCTGGGACAGCCGCTGGTATGCGGATACCAAGGACTATGGTAACCTGCTGCTTGAAGACATCGCCATGCGCGAATTCATCAAGACCGAGTGCAAACAAGCCGGCATCAGCCGTGTGATCATCGAACGTCCGCACAAGAAGTGCCGCGTAACGATTCACACCGCACGTCCCGGCGTGATCATTGGCAAGAAAGGCGCGGACATTGAGACCCTGCGCCGCAAGCTGGCCAGCATGACCGCGTCCGAGCTGCACCTCAACGTCGTCGAAGTGCGCAAGCCTGAACTGGACGCAGCACTGGTGGGTGAGAGCATCGCCCAGCAGCTGGAGCGCCGCGTCAGCTTCCGTCGTGCGATGAAACGTGCCGTGCAGAACGCCATGCGTATGGGTGCCCTGGGTATCCGGGTTAACGTTGCGGGCCGCCTTGGCGGCGCCGAGATCGCCCGGACCGAGTGGTATCGCGAGGGTCGAGTGCCACTGCATACTCTGCGTGCGGACATCGATTACGCGCATGTCGAAGCAACGACAGCTTACGGCATCATCGGTATCAAGGTCTGGATCTTCAAAGGTGAGATCATGGAGCATGATCCCGCTGCGCGTGACCGCAAGGCTCAGGAACTTCAGGATGGTCCGGCACCTCGTGGTGCTGGTGGCCGTCGCTAA
- the rplV gene encoding 50S ribosomal protein L22: MGKEKNPRRVADNEAMAKLRMLRTSPQKLNLLAALIRGKKVDKALNDLAFSKKRIAEDVRKCLQSAIANAENNHNLDVDELVVAEAYVGKNLVMKRGRPRARGRFGALRKPFSELTIKVRQVEEQA; encoded by the coding sequence ATGGGCAAGGAAAAAAACCCCCGCCGCGTGGCCGATAACGAAGCAATGGCAAAACTGCGCATGCTTCGCACGTCCCCGCAAAAGCTGAACCTGCTGGCCGCGCTGATCCGTGGCAAGAAGGTTGATAAAGCACTGAATGATCTGGCGTTTTCCAAGAAGCGGATCGCCGAAGATGTGCGCAAGTGCCTGCAATCGGCTATCGCCAACGCTGAAAACAACCATAACCTGGATGTTGACGAGCTGGTGGTCGCAGAGGCCTATGTCGGCAAAAACCTCGTCATGAAGCGCGGTCGCCCGCGTGCCCGTGGCCGGTTTGGCGCGTTGCGCAAGCCGTTTTCGGAACTGACGATCAAGGTACGTCAAGTTGAGGAGCAAGCCTGA
- the rpsS gene encoding 30S ribosomal protein S19, which produces MSRSVWKGPFVDAYVLKKAEASRESGRNEVIKIWSRRSTILPQFVGLTFGVYNGRKHIPVNVSEDMIGQKFGEYSPTRTYHGHAADKKAKRK; this is translated from the coding sequence ATGTCGCGTTCTGTATGGAAGGGCCCCTTCGTCGATGCCTATGTGCTTAAGAAAGCCGAAGCATCGCGCGAGTCGGGTCGCAATGAAGTCATCAAAATCTGGTCGCGCCGTTCGACGATCCTGCCCCAGTTCGTGGGCTTGACGTTTGGCGTGTACAACGGCCGGAAGCATATCCCTGTCAACGTCAGCGAAGACATGATTGGTCAGAAGTTCGGTGAGTATTCACCGACACGAACCTATCACGGTCATGCCGCCGACAAAAAAGCGAAGCGGAAGTAA
- the rplB gene encoding 50S ribosomal protein L2 yields MALKSYKPTTPGQRGLVLIDRSELFKGRPVKALTEGLTKSGGRNNTGRITSRRRGGGAKRLYRIVDFKRNKFDVSATVERIEYDPNRTAFIALVKYEDGEQAYILAPQRLAIGDQIIAGDKVDIKPGNCMPFSGMPIGTIIHNIELKPGKGGQIARAAGTYAQFVGRDGGYAQVRLSSGELRLVRQECKATVGAVSNPDNSNQNYGKAGRMRHKGVRPSVRGVVMNPVDHPHGGGEGRTSGGRHPVSPWGQPTKGYRTRNKNKASSKLILRSRHAKKKGR; encoded by the coding sequence ATGGCACTCAAGTCGTATAAGCCAACGACGCCGGGCCAGCGCGGGCTGGTGCTGATCGACCGTTCGGAGCTGTTCAAGGGACGCCCTGTCAAAGCCCTCACCGAGGGTCTGACAAAATCGGGTGGTCGGAACAATACCGGACGTATCACATCACGTCGTCGCGGTGGTGGGGCAAAACGCCTCTACCGGATCGTTGATTTCAAACGGAACAAGTTCGATGTATCGGCTACGGTCGAGCGGATCGAATATGACCCCAACCGGACTGCATTCATCGCCCTCGTAAAATATGAGGATGGCGAGCAGGCCTATATTCTGGCACCACAGCGTCTGGCGATTGGCGATCAGATCATTGCCGGTGACAAGGTCGACATCAAGCCCGGCAACTGTATGCCCTTCTCGGGGATGCCGATCGGTACGATCATCCACAATATCGAGCTGAAGCCCGGCAAGGGTGGTCAGATTGCCCGCGCGGCAGGCACCTACGCCCAGTTTGTGGGCCGCGATGGTGGCTATGCGCAGGTACGTCTGAGCAGCGGAGAATTGCGTCTGGTCCGCCAGGAATGCAAAGCGACGGTTGGCGCGGTCTCGAACCCGGACAACTCGAACCAGAACTACGGTAAGGCCGGGCGCATGCGCCACAAGGGCGTTCGTCCCTCGGTCCGTGGTGTGGTGATGAACCCGGTGGATCACCCTCATGGTGGTGGTGAAGGCCGGACATCGGGTGGTCGTCACCCTGTCAGCCCGTGGGGGCAGCCTACCAAAGGCTACCGCACCCGTAACAAGAACAAGGCGTCCAGCAAGCTGATCCTGCGCTCGCGTCACGCCAAGAAAAAGGGCCGGTAA
- a CDS encoding 50S ribosomal protein L23, with translation MSAKAEHYDVIRKPIITEKATMSSENGAVVFEVAMASNKPQIKDAVEALFGVKVKAVNTTITKGKVKRFRGRPGKRANVKKAYVTLEEGNTIDVSTGL, from the coding sequence ATGAGCGCAAAAGCAGAACACTACGACGTGATCCGCAAGCCGATCATCACTGAGAAAGCCACCATGTCGTCCGAGAACGGCGCGGTTGTTTTCGAAGTGGCGATGGCCAGCAACAAGCCGCAGATCAAGGACGCCGTCGAGGCGCTCTTTGGTGTCAAGGTGAAGGCCGTGAACACGACCATCACCAAAGGCAAGGTCAAACGTTTCCGCGGCCGTCCCGGCAAGCGCGCGAACGTCAAGAAGGCCTATGTTACGCTGGAAGAAGGCAACACGATCGACGTGAGCACCGGTCTTTGA